One region of Bacillus zhangzhouensis genomic DNA includes:
- a CDS encoding bifunctional folylpolyglutamate synthase/dihydrofolate synthase produces MTLFTTNHEAIEWINSRLTFGVKPGLERMKWLMNRLGNPEQSIKAVHVAGTNGKGSTIAFTRSVLQAAGYSVGTFTSPFILTFNERISVNGAPIEDEEWLSLVNEMKPFVDELDRTELGPATEFEIITACAFVYFAHVHQVDFVLLETGLGGRLDSTNIAVPILTAITSIGHDHMSILGDTIEQIASEKAGIIKEGIPMITAVHQLEALAVIQNTAKEKNAECISLHETCIFDEQQPTETGERFTLRTSKRQYPQLETGLMGTHQRQNASLAVLLIEWLEQEGYISVTEEQIYEGIRQAVWAGRFEKVKDHPPVYLDGAHNEEGIDRLIETVQAHFSSKQVHICFSALKDKPYKQMIQKLEAFSSSIHFVSFNFPRAESAEKLYACSQLDAKSYDDDPRTVLEFIQKKRDDPSAVILVTGSLYFISHIRNRLIG; encoded by the coding sequence ATGACATTGTTTACAACCAATCATGAAGCCATTGAGTGGATAAACAGTAGATTGACCTTTGGCGTAAAACCGGGTCTTGAACGAATGAAATGGCTGATGAACAGACTAGGAAATCCGGAACAAAGCATAAAAGCAGTACATGTTGCAGGTACAAATGGTAAAGGATCAACCATTGCGTTTACGCGTTCTGTTTTACAGGCAGCCGGCTATTCAGTCGGAACTTTCACCTCTCCGTTTATACTAACGTTCAATGAAAGAATCAGCGTGAACGGAGCACCTATAGAAGATGAAGAATGGCTGAGTTTGGTGAATGAGATGAAGCCTTTTGTTGATGAATTAGATCGTACAGAGCTTGGTCCAGCAACAGAGTTTGAAATTATTACGGCATGTGCATTTGTTTATTTTGCTCATGTGCACCAAGTAGACTTTGTCCTCTTGGAAACCGGGCTTGGAGGAAGGCTTGATTCTACAAATATTGCTGTGCCTATTTTAACAGCGATTACGTCAATTGGTCATGATCATATGTCCATATTAGGTGACACAATTGAACAGATTGCATCTGAAAAAGCGGGCATTATCAAAGAGGGAATTCCAATGATCACGGCAGTTCACCAGCTTGAAGCTCTTGCTGTCATTCAAAACACAGCAAAAGAAAAGAATGCCGAATGTATTTCCTTACATGAAACTTGCATCTTTGATGAGCAGCAGCCGACGGAAACAGGTGAACGTTTCACATTACGCACATCAAAGAGACAGTATCCCCAGCTTGAAACAGGATTAATGGGAACGCATCAAAGGCAAAATGCTTCCCTTGCTGTTTTACTCATTGAATGGCTGGAGCAAGAAGGTTATATTAGTGTGACAGAAGAACAAATATATGAGGGCATTAGGCAAGCAGTTTGGGCTGGAAGATTTGAAAAAGTCAAAGATCATCCTCCAGTGTATTTAGACGGCGCTCATAATGAAGAAGGGATCGACCGTCTAATTGAAACTGTACAAGCTCATTTTTCTAGTAAACAGGTGCATATATGTTTTAGTGCTTTAAAAGATAAGCCGTACAAGCAAATGATTCAAAAGCTTGAAGCCTTTAGTTCTTCTATCCATTTTGTTTCATTTAATTTTCCAAGAGCCGAATCAGCTGAAAAGCTCTATGCATGCAGTCAGTTAGACGCAAAGTCGTATGATGATGATCCTCGTACAGTACTTGAGTTCATTCAGAAAAAAAGGGATGATCCATCAGCGGTGATCCTTGTGACAGGCTCTCTTTATTTTATTTCACATATACGAAATCGTTTGATCGGGTAA
- a CDS encoding valine--tRNA ligase — protein MGTNNQEMPTKYDPNAIEKDRYTYWLEGKFFEAQNDKTKDPYTVVIPPPNVTGKLHLGHAWDSTLQDIVTRMKRMQGYDVLWLPGMDHAGIATQAKVEAKLREEGVSRYDLGREKFVEETWKWKEEYADFIRSQWAKMGLGLDYSRERFTLDEGLNKAVRQVFVQLYEKGLIYRGEYIINWDPATKTALSDIEVIYKDVQGAFYHLRYPLSDGTGSIEIATTRPETMLGDTAVAVHPDDERYQHLIGKTVVLPITGREIPIVGDDYVDMEFGSGAVKITPAHDPNDFELGNRHGLERILVMNEDGTMNANALQYKGMDRFECRKQLVKDLQEEGILFKIEDHMHSVGHSERSGAVVEPYLSTQWFVKMQPLADEAIHLQKGDEQVQFVPDRFEKTYLHWMENIRDWCISRQLWWGHRIPAWYHKETKEVYVGLEAPEDIENWEQDNDVLDTWFSSALWPFSTMGWPDADSEDFKRYYPTNLLVTGYDIIFFWVSRMIFQGLEFTGEKPFKDVLIHGLIRDEQGRKMSKSLGNGIDPMEVIDKYGADSLRYFLATGSSPGQDLRFSFEKVESAWNFANKIWNASRFALMNMDGLTYDELDLTGEKSVADQWILTRLNETIESVTQLADKYEFGEVGRHLYNFIWDDFCDWYIEMAKLPLYGEDEAAKKTTRSILAYVLDQTMRLLHPFMPFLTEEIWQHLPHEGESITVAAWPEVKPELSNEQASADMKLLVELIRSVRNIRSEVNTPMSKQVELYIKASTSDVQERLEKNRSYIERFTNPSVLEISTDVSASDKAMTAVISGAELILPLEGLINLEEEIARLQKELDKLTKEVERVQKKLGNEGFMKKAPESVVEEERAKERDYVAKRKAVQKRIEELKA, from the coding sequence ATGGGAACAAATAATCAAGAAATGCCAACAAAGTACGATCCTAATGCGATAGAAAAAGACCGATATACGTACTGGCTTGAAGGGAAATTCTTCGAAGCACAAAATGATAAAACGAAAGATCCATATACAGTCGTCATTCCTCCACCAAACGTGACAGGAAAACTGCACCTTGGGCATGCATGGGATTCAACACTTCAAGATATCGTGACACGTATGAAACGGATGCAGGGCTATGACGTTCTTTGGCTTCCAGGCATGGATCATGCTGGTATTGCGACTCAAGCAAAAGTCGAGGCAAAGCTTCGCGAAGAAGGCGTAAGCCGGTATGACCTTGGCCGGGAGAAATTTGTGGAAGAAACGTGGAAGTGGAAAGAAGAATATGCAGACTTTATTCGCAGCCAGTGGGCGAAAATGGGCCTTGGTCTCGATTACTCCCGTGAACGTTTTACTTTAGATGAAGGTCTGAATAAAGCCGTTCGCCAAGTGTTTGTTCAATTGTATGAAAAAGGGCTTATCTATCGCGGAGAGTACATCATTAACTGGGATCCAGCAACGAAAACGGCACTTTCTGATATTGAAGTCATTTATAAGGATGTTCAAGGTGCGTTTTATCACTTGAGATATCCGCTTTCAGATGGAACAGGTTCAATTGAAATTGCGACAACAAGACCTGAAACAATGCTGGGAGATACAGCCGTAGCCGTACACCCTGATGACGAACGCTATCAGCATTTGATTGGAAAAACAGTGGTTTTACCAATTACAGGCCGTGAGATCCCAATCGTCGGTGATGACTATGTGGATATGGAGTTTGGTTCAGGTGCTGTGAAAATTACACCTGCTCATGACCCGAATGACTTTGAGCTTGGAAACCGCCATGGGCTGGAGCGTATTCTTGTCATGAATGAAGATGGCACAATGAATGCGAATGCACTGCAATACAAAGGAATGGACCGCTTCGAATGCCGCAAACAGCTTGTGAAGGATTTACAAGAGGAAGGCATTTTGTTCAAAATTGAGGATCACATGCATTCAGTTGGTCATAGTGAGCGAAGTGGAGCTGTCGTTGAACCGTATTTATCGACACAATGGTTTGTGAAAATGCAGCCGCTGGCAGACGAAGCCATTCATCTGCAAAAAGGGGACGAACAAGTTCAATTTGTTCCAGACCGTTTTGAAAAGACATATTTACATTGGATGGAAAATATCCGTGACTGGTGTATTTCTCGTCAGCTATGGTGGGGACACCGCATTCCGGCTTGGTATCATAAAGAAACAAAAGAAGTATACGTTGGACTTGAAGCACCAGAAGATATTGAGAACTGGGAACAGGATAACGATGTGCTTGATACATGGTTTAGTTCAGCGCTTTGGCCGTTTTCTACAATGGGGTGGCCGGATGCAGACAGTGAAGATTTCAAGCGCTACTATCCAACCAATCTGCTTGTAACAGGCTATGACATCATTTTCTTCTGGGTATCCCGAATGATCTTCCAAGGTCTTGAATTTACAGGAGAAAAACCGTTCAAAGATGTCCTCATTCATGGGCTCATCCGCGACGAACAAGGACGTAAAATGAGTAAGTCGCTCGGCAACGGAATTGATCCAATGGAGGTCATCGACAAGTACGGTGCGGATTCATTAAGATATTTCTTAGCGACTGGAAGCTCACCAGGTCAGGATCTTCGCTTTAGCTTTGAAAAGGTTGAATCCGCTTGGAACTTTGCGAACAAAATTTGGAACGCATCCCGTTTTGCTTTAATGAATATGGATGGTTTAACGTATGATGAGCTTGATTTGACAGGAGAAAAATCAGTTGCCGACCAATGGATTTTAACACGCTTAAATGAAACAATTGAAAGTGTCACACAGCTTGCTGATAAGTATGAATTCGGTGAAGTGGGCAGACATTTATACAACTTCATTTGGGATGATTTCTGTGATTGGTACATTGAAATGGCGAAACTTCCGCTTTATGGAGAAGACGAAGCAGCAAAGAAAACGACTCGTTCAATCCTTGCGTATGTATTAGATCAAACGATGAGGCTTCTCCATCCGTTTATGCCGTTCTTAACAGAAGAAATCTGGCAGCATCTACCGCATGAAGGTGAGTCTATTACTGTAGCGGCATGGCCTGAAGTGAAGCCGGAGCTTTCCAATGAACAAGCTTCTGCTGATATGAAGCTGCTTGTTGAACTCATTCGTTCTGTTCGTAACATTCGCAGTGAAGTGAACACGCCAATGAGCAAACAAGTAGAGCTTTACATTAAAGCATCTACGTCTGATGTTCAGGAACGCTTAGAGAAAAATCGTTCATATATTGAGCGCTTCACGAACCCAAGTGTTCTTGAAATTAGCACAGATGTCTCAGCTAGTGATAAAGCGATGACGGCTGTCATTTCTGGAGCAGAACTCATTTTGCCGCTTGAAGGTTTAATCAACTTAGAAGAAGAAATTGCTCGTCTGCAAAAAGAGCTAGATAAGCTGACAAAAGAAGTGGAACGAGTACAGAAAAAGCTTGGAAACGAAGGCTTTATGAAAAAAGCGCCTGAAAGTGTCGTAGAAGAAGAGCGTGCGAAAGAACGTGATTATGTCGCAAAACGCAAAGCTGTTCAAAAGCGTATTGAAGAGCTGAAAGCATAA